In Capsicum annuum cultivar UCD-10X-F1 chromosome 8, UCD10Xv1.1, whole genome shotgun sequence, the genomic window ACGATAGAGATAGATGGCAATGTAGAATGAACAGAAGTGGTAGTAGAAGAGTTCAATCGAGTGAGtaataattcaataaatataaaaaaaaaaagaggaaccTTTTGTTATTTGGACACGAGGAGGCACCACaacaaaaataatggaagagccAGAAACGTCAAAAACTAAAGGTGAATTAGCACATTCAGTAGATGAAAAGTTTTATGATAACATCCAATTTCTCGAATTCATATCATCGGCGATCGTAACAGCAGTAGTGGAAGAGATAAAGACaatggagaaaaaaaagagaatttatCAACTTAGTTGATGCAAAGCCTAATGATAACACTCACTTTTTAGATGCAATTATGATTGAGGTTAATCAAAACTAGACATTtatataaatttcaaataaaatgtgAAAAGGAGGGGAAAAAAGATATAGATAAGAATAAGGAGCGAAATTTATTCTAAGTTGTTTTATTTCACTCCTAGAatctataaaaagaaatatatgatcCTTCTCCGAAATCAATAAGCCCTATGATTAAGTTGTTGAAGTTCTCTAAAGTGAGTTTGCATAGAGTTCAAGTTGTACACAAAGATCTCTCTAATATcggtgtttttttaatttattttagctgTTATAGAGATAATATTACTATAAAAACATATAATATAACATGACATAAATTATCTATTCAACAATAAACATGACTATTGTAGTAAATGTTATTAGAAAGGATGTCTATTATAAAAAGATCTGATCAAAATTTTACACCATTAGTCAACTTTTTAAAAccgtttgatcatttttttcttagAGTAGGGAAAATGTCATTattataaattcaacaatttaaaaagatttaacaataaataataacaataacaatattatattaattataattttacaaatGAAATCTAGGTAGGACAGTGTGTATGCAATCTTATCCTACCTTATTACTTTCTCTGTTCTAAAACTTATTCATTATTGACTTGACAtacactttaaaaaataataaataacatggttaattttactatattactctttgaaaataataaatttaatattttgaaaaaatgcaTTGAATATAACTAACTGTATAGGTAATTATCTATTGATTTTTAAAACTGTACAAAAATTACTAAATATCTCTCTTTAGTAATATGAACAAGTAAATATGGACGGAAGATGCACGAAGATATATAGAGCTTTTACCATGAATCATCAATTCAAAGAAATTATTTAgagtaatcatacaacaacaacaacaacaacaacaacaataacatatttagTTTATTCTCACAGAATTGGAATCTGATGAGGGTAAAGtgccaaaaatattatttaaaaaaaatattttttctttagttgAGAAGTTgaagtaaataaatatagttggtttctcatcttaattttttcttagttgacatcatttttttttttgcaaagtcTTGGCTTTTTAGCCTCTTTGTCCGCTCTCCTCCCCACATGCCCCCACACGCCTTATCCCATAAAGATTTTTGTACTATATCGATTtttaattcttgaaatttaaccttgaaaatattgatatttgaaacTTACTCTTCTCTTATCcctttttctaaaaaagaaaaaaaaataactttgatGCCACACTCAATTATTGAAATATGTAGTTATCTCATCTAAAAGCTTAGTATTTGAAACTGGAAGAACAAATAATTCTCATGGAAGATCAAACTCATGATAAACATTGATATGCAAAAAAATATTCAACCTGAACATTTCTTTCAACTATAAATAGAGTTGTTTGAAGTCTTTTCACTATACAATCATCctatctctttctctttctttttcaaaactcCTTCAGTTGTTTTAAACTTTTCTATTTTCATGGAGATTGATTCAACAAATCAAGAAAATGTTGGTGCTTACACCAATTGGTGCAACAAGGtcaaagatttttcaaaaaaattcaaaaaaaaaaattgaaaaaattgtcAAGAACATAAAGCACATCGGTAAAGATGATCCACGAAAATTTTGGCAATCATTCAAAGTAGGATTAGCTCTCACACTGGTCTCAATGTTTTACTACACAAGGCCAATGTATCAGAGCTTTGATGAACAAGCAATGTGGATTGTCCTCGCTGTGTTGGTTGCTTTTGAATTCATTGTgggtgatttttttttctctgCATCAATCTTCTATGTTGGTACACCtacaaataagatagaaatattattaataaatagtttctattgttaaataaaataattattgttcatCTTATTTTGTAAGAAATTAGGGATAGAATCAAAATTTATGTTAATTGGAtcgaatcttaaaaaaaattgatagctCCAGATTATTTGAAAACAAGATGAATATTATACCTGATTTCATGTAGATATAtcaattgatatttatttttcatatgctACCATATCAAAGAGTATGAACAGAGAATTTGGTACTACACTAGATGGTGCATTTGGTCTTAGAGCTAAATATTTAGCTAAATTGAGTGGGGAAGAAGGGCCAGATCCtataattcttgaaattttgattttcattGTAGGTATGAAAATGCAACATATATAAGAGCACAAAGATGTGAAACTAAATGAagtcaatatttttttcatacacaaaatcattaaaacttattttatttaatgaCACTCACTTAAATGTTAATTTCACTCTGACTATTTTCTAACCTGTCTTTGAAAAATCGTCATTTGTATGAAGCTTCgaattaaataagtaaaattcTAAGGCAACGGCAAgtgaaatttctttttttaaaaataaaaaagaatccaCGGCCAAAAACCTTCTCATTTAAAAGTATAacaagaaatataagaaaaatgacATTTTAATCAAACAAACTGAAAATAAAGATATACGATCACAAAAACTGAAACGAGTTTAAGGAATACAATTTTAACCCCTTTCTAATGATATACTTGCAGGTACTTAAGGCACATTCACAAAATTTTACCTccatattaacaaaaaaaaatgactATGAAACTCTGATATTTGTCTTGACTTTCAGCTTAGTCGTTGCCTCTAATTATCAAACGGAAGATTTACTTCTGTTTGCTCAGCAACGGATAACCACCATTCTTATTGGTGTCTCCACCGTCATGGTCATATCTATGGTTATCCATCCGTTGTGGCCACGAGAAACCTTCATAAGCTTGTTAGTGTCAATCTTGAAAAGCTAGAAAACTTCTTAGAaggtttatttaaaaaataaataaataaataaattcacgCGTTGCATATGAATTTGTTCATTTTTTCATGTAGGAGGCGTTTAGCAACACACGTTTAAGTTgacaataagaatataaaaaaattgtcaaagtgACATAGCGTAGTCTTAATTGAGGTCTTTAAAATGAACACCGTCCACTTTAGGTGCTAAAATAAAAGTTCATATCAAGTTTAGGAGTCTGTCGATGTGTTTGATCAAAATCATTGAGAGAGTAATCTCTCCTAAATAAGATTCTTTAGTGACGTTATTGTTGATGTTAGGAACAATCTTCAGTTATAAAAGTTCATATATGGAAAGTTTTATTTTTcgtttgacaaaataaaaatcaattaggTAATCTTTCATTctttccttaaaaaaataaaattaaaatatagtaagaaaatcaaggcGGTGTTATCATATTTATGATGAAAGAATGTGCGGACAAATGCTAGAATAATGATGGACTCAAgattttgaacttatgaatttctTACgtcaatttcaaattaattatacTCCGCgtcataaaaatttcaaatcaatacgACGTTTCTCTATTCTCTAGCATGGTCATAAAAATTCAACGCCATATCTACCATGGTCATACAAATTCAATGCCATATCTATACTAGCAGCGTTACCATAAGCATCTATCATCACGCTCTGAGATTACAATCAGATACTCAATCAACTGAAGTATTAAGATTTTGATGCTTTGAGCGTTTTCGAGTACATCATTTAACGCtaattattttctaatattttagtGCCCTTTTAGGTATATTAAATGAATATTGATGACATCATGTGACACACTTTATAATGTGACTTTTATGAtcattttattctttcaaaaCCAGTGggggttttttttttgtttttttttagtatttccaccttctttttattttatttgtctattaaaataaatcaaatattattGTTACCGATTTTTACTAGTTTTTGTAATGTGTGCTACAAAGAAAAACTATATATCCTAGTTGTCATTAGTATGTATTTATGTTAATCACCTTTTTATTAAACCgcaaataactaaaaataaagcaAATATCATTTGCATACTTTTATGATCATGTCATATTTAGAGAAAAGTTAGTGGCAGATTTAGAATCTCCTCCCTCATTTATTATCTTTAATTATTTGTGCaaacaaaatattattattatcgcAACAGTTTCTACAAGTACTtataatattttgactttttataaCAACTTATGTGTTCTATAAAGTGAAATTATCTTTGTTGATTTTAGTATGTATTAATGTTAATCTCCTTTTTATCAAGCTTTTAATAACTAAAATGAaggaaatttcatatatacatgtTATGAGGTTTACAACATTCATAATTATGTCACAACATTCATAATTATGTCattcttttgaaaaattcaaTGGAAGTCAAATTCAATGACGTTTCTTTTCTAGTATTTTCATCATCTTgtcttatttttctattaaagtaaataaaatattattgttatcaaAGTGCTAAAATATTACTTGctaaatcaaaaaagaaaaaaaaaaactttcaactataaatagaggtgttATAGATTCTTCCATTATGCAATTCTTATCCCATCgccttttttttctctcatttttctctcccaacattcattcattcatcttaattttattttttttcatggaGATTAATTCAACATATTCAGAAAATATTGGTGTCTTCATCAAGTGGTGGAGCGAGatcaaagatatttttaaaaaaattaagaagaaagctgaaaaaattattaagaatATAAAGCAGATTGGCAAAGACGATCCAAGAAAATTTTGGCATGCATTTAAAGTGGGACTAGCTGTCACTTTAGTCTCATTATTCTACTACGTTGAACCACTATTTCATAGCTTTGATCAACTAGTAATGTTGGCTATACTCACTGTAGCGGTTGCTTTTGAATTCACTGCtggtaatttttttctattttaccacAATAATCTTTCAATTTGGTGCATATGCAAAAATCATTATCTCtgttcctaagcaacaaaaatcGTCTCTAATTCTATTTAATGACGAATCGGCGATGGATATCGAAAATCATGTTTGTTATGGATTATTTAACGACAGATCATCTATGAATTATGTATctaattttttgatgttttatttatttatttaggtgCAACTATATCAAAGAACATAAATAGAGGAATTGGTACGACCTTAGCTGGTGCATTTGGTCTTGGAGCTAAATATTTAGCTGAATTGATCGGGAAAAAAGGACCAGATCCTATAACTCTTGGGATTCTAGTCTTCATTGTAGGTATGAAATAAAAAgcatacgtatatatgtgtgcgCGCGCTCGTGTGAGAAACTGGATgacatctattttttttcaacataaaagagataagcatccagtacccctTCAAACTATGGCCAAAGtagctacgacacactccaacttcacatggGTTCTATTAccctctgaactcaattttagcgtatttttgtcacccttttgtgctgacatgacacctttattacatgaAAATGAGGTCACGTCAGTTAAAAAGGTGTTGTATCAATTAAAAAAAGGtgataaaaatacactaaaattgagttcaagagATAATAGGACCCCTATAAAATTGAAGTGTGTTGTAGCAACTTCAGTCATAGTTCTGGAATACTAGATGCCTTACTCTACATAAAATCATTAAAAGTTGTTTCACTTAATGACACTAATTAACTTGTACTTTCATTAAAGATTCCACTTGTTCATTTATATTCACCCTAGTCCTATTTGACTCATCAATATTAAATCTATGAAAGATATAAAAACTATAGAAATTTATGGTCATAATAAACCTACCATAACATTTATATattaagatttttaaaatttatgatgttAAACATGATTAAATAATGTTCACTAACCATTTTTTGGTCCATTTTTGAAAGCTTCTTATTAAAAGTAAAGTGAGAAGTGCAGCAAAGATTATCATTTTTGTTAAACaaactaattaaaaataacaaaaataggatCATGTAAACTGAAATGAGTTAAGGAATATAAATTTAACCCCATTtctaatgatacatatatacaggTGCTTTAGGTACATTTATAAGATTTTATCATAGTTATGACTATGGAATCACGATATTTGTCTTGACATTCATCACGGTTGCTGTTTCTGGTTATCGATCAGAAGATATTTTTCAATTAACTCACCAACGGATATCCCTCATTTTCATCGCCGTCTTTACTATCATAATCATCTCCATGGTTATTCGACCAGTATGGGCCGGAGAAGATCTTCATAAACTTATCAGTACCAATCTTGAAAAGCTAGCAAGCTTCTTAGAAGGTTTGTTTCAAATTATAcgacattatttttttttaatttgtttcataaaaattaatttctttccaatttaaaaactatttaacttaaaaaatttatttgcaTAATGAGAAGTTTCTAAGcttttaaattaatgttattaactGATTTTCTTAATTggagagtccacataaattgacTTGATGGATTATTTAAGaagaattttatttcataaagaagaaaattttatttttttttcttaaacttcataTATTATCAAACACATTAATCATAGAGGTTGAAATAGATGGAATATTATTTAACTTTCTATCGCTcgatcaacttttaaaaatttatgtggAACAATAAatcgataaaaaattatttttttttttgcaggttTTGAAAGCGAGCATTTGCATATTTCTAAAATTAAGAGTGTTGAAGGTACCAAGAACAATGAAAAGAAATTTCTTGAAtcttttttaagtatttttgatTCTAAGACTACTGAAGAATCTTTGGTGAGTAAATTAAATTACTAGTTGAACtttcttttcattcttcatagtatcaaaacaaaaagttactattattgatttattattttcttattatgactTGACCTTTTCTTGCCTTTTTAATCACTTATGTTAACATTCATGAGAGTCACtttataatgaattttaaaattttatgttgcaCATACTTCAAATGTAATTGTCGATAACTTTATATAACAAGTTAAATTGTACTGATAATATATGATTTAATTCTCtttgtaattaattaattttatatttcagGCAAATTTTGCATGGTGGGAGCCCCCTCATGGAACTTTCAAATTTAATCATCCATGGAGACAATATTTGAAAATTGGTGACCTTATTAGAAAATGTGCTTGTCATCTTCTAGCTCTTAATAGCCACGTAAACTTTAAATCACAGGTACATATTTGTACGAATTACTAAtaacaagtggtcgatttttcataatttcctcGTGACAACTATTTAAGAATGCACAATTAATGTACcaatttgattttgtaatttttatgtaaataaaatcCAGAATAATAATTAAACGAATTTCTTCTTAAAAATCATTAGAAGTTCTCAAACAACCCTAAAGTGCTTGAAGATAAGTTTGAATCTATtaataaactatatatatatgtatatatcgtCATATTTGTAtgaattattctttctttttttacaaTTATGTGTTCAATCAAATATCGTCACACAAATCAATCgactaataaattaatatttgctTGCCATTGTTGTGCATATTTTTTTGTCCAAATATCTTGTGAAAATACCTTAGGCTAGGTCTAGTCCTCCTTTAAATGTGAAATGAGaacaatataaaaattataactaaatgaaaatagaaaaattatttgcaCTGATGATATATACTCACTTCGTTCTTTAGTTGTCATGTTTTGCTTTTTGAAGTTAATTTGACTAACTTTTTAGCtaaattaaattagtttaatttgatattttaaaattaaaattttgatattcaaaaGCTTTATGAGAAGACCTATTATTAAGTTGCAATCTTTCTCATATCAATGTGATGAAAAgttacattttaaaatatttgttaaagTTTATGTTGTTTGGCTCTTAAAAGGAAACTATGACAACTGAAAAAGAACggagaaaatataatttaaattttataatgtaTAGTCAAATTGACataatattactaaaattctAATTATACACGTGGTTGATTTTGTAGGTACCAACCGAATTCGAGAGGAGAACAGAAGAAGGATCCAAAAGAATGATCGTGGAATCTAAAAATGCCTTAAAAGAACTTGCCTTGTCCATTCAGACTATGACACAACCAATTTCTTCAATAATACACATACGTAATGCAAAAAATGTCATTGATGACCTCAAACACACACTAGGCACCTCAAAAACCTTCTTTCAACACGATGAGTGCGTTATGGATTTTGTCCCTGCAGCATCCGTCGCGTCCTTACTCATCGATGTTACTAAATGCATCGACGAAATCTCTGAGGCCGTCGAGGAGCTTTCGAGTAAAGCACATTtcgagaagaagaagaatgattcATGTTCGACTGAGGATGACATTGGTAGTGACTTTGTTACGATTGATATAGCTGACAACGTCGAATCACCAAAGAGAGTAGAGATAGAGGAGGTGAATCGAGTGAATAATCCAATAAATGCAATAAAGGGGGAATACTTCATTATTTGGATACGTGGAAACACCGCAACAACAGTAGTGGAAGAGACAAATATGTCAAAAAATAAAggagattttatgatttttactaATATAAAGCTTTATGATAGTACTCAATTTTTTGAATTAGTAGA contains:
- the LOC107861004 gene encoding aluminum-activated malate transporter 8-like; this translates as MRRSGVTVPAISHRKIAGKSPKIRPRPFSGECPMKIHRKPLGNHQTDPTSPNFSEICQKRNGATTETSGSSMGFGSEYFNDSEIKSVRGNKNNVEEFLESLLGVLGSKANEESLEPTEFERRTEEACKRMITESSKALKELALSIKTMTQPFSSIIHISNAKNVIDDLKNTLETSETFFQHDESCVMDFIPAASVMSLLIAINECVDEISKAVEELSIRAHFKKKDGRRRDLSSTEADTGENRPPSRSQRPQIMHSGTMNPVVDDDVEEGDFITIEIDGNIGKDDPRKFWHAFKVGLAVTLVSLFYYVEPLFHSFDQLVMLAILTVAVAFEFTAGATISKNINRGIGTTLAGAFGLGAKYLAELIGKKGPDPITLGILVFIVGALGTFIRFYHSYDYGITIFVLTFITVAVSGYRSEDIFQLTHQRISLIFIAVFTIIIISMVIRPVWAGEDLHKLISTNLEKLASFLEGFESEHLHISKIKSVEGTKNNEKKFLESFLSIFDSKTTEESLANFAWWEPPHGTFKFNHPWRQYLKIGDLIRKCACHLLALNSHVNFKSQVPTEFERRTEEGSKRMIVESKNALKELALSIQTMTQPISSIIHIRNAKNVIDDLKHTLGTSKTFFQHDECVMDFVPAASVASLLIDVTKCIDEISEAVEELSSKAHFEKKKNDSCSTEDDIGSDFVTIDIADNVESPKRVEIEEVNRVNNPINAIKGEYFIIWIRGNTATTVVEETNMSKNKGDFMIFTNIKLYDSTQFFELVEVKVLEEANRVNNPLAARKEEYIVIGICGNTTIPIVEEMQTAEKKEDF